One window from the genome of Crassostrea angulata isolate pt1a10 chromosome 2, ASM2561291v2, whole genome shotgun sequence encodes:
- the LOC128170565 gene encoding receptor-type tyrosine-protein phosphatase S-like, translating to MENTGTDDGVQTAYIVGGSLGVVVVAVIIVVGLIIYMRTQSASRNQLESSNKNNSNTVTINNISESNLTNIYQNINVENSKAVKRIRKSPATRELSRESRDDDVDIDEKIHNENPYGDVYANQKQIPDILIKDLEKEIHEKSKKENDGFNKEYATLLYGERHPCYVGKLPENITKNRFKTTFPYDHSRVILVNTHSDYINASFIDGLKKEKAYIATQGPKPTTISDFWSMVLQENIGQIVMLTNLKEGTKLKSAQYWPDLHETITCERTTLHTTEEQQYAQYVVRKIKISHATLNDSRTINQYHYTAWPDHGTPEPLCLLLFHDHVIRTKPGRQNGPTLVHCSAGIGRTGTYIAIDVLFEAGKTEKKINIAEYVKKMRQNRMNMVQTFEQYKTIFLTLNEMFNAPAAVLTKTEYLQKLQKQNKNMLGKEFQRLLSVRPHYAETDYKMSSHVHGVRSAIRPLDKYIIYLTSNVPKRGSYINAIVVPSFINQNAFIITHFPAPGDTVDFLRLITDHDCELVVSTEPLHEVESTNQWLPTSTTSKAVSPFTIHLQQDHKSEIKSCTIDIAQNEKSNETWSVNVIQPSSVLTLDNSQTISQILGLVSFTQNIKTNNPIVVVSRDGAAFCGVFCAVYNLIQQLTMDEAIDVFSVVRLLQTRRPELCSSLEEYGMIHDTLKSFIQSQTGENVYYNQ from the exons ATGGAAAACACTGGTACCGATGACGGCGTACAAACTGCATATATAGTCGGGGGAAGCCTTGGTGTTGTTGTCGTTGCTGTTATCATCGTTGTCGGATTAATCATATACATGcg AACCCAAAGTGCCTCTCGAAACCAGCTGGAATCTTCAAATAAGAACAATTCTAACACCGTGACAATCAATA ATATATCTGAGTCAAACTTGACAAACATTTACCAGAATATTAATGTAGAAAATAGCAAGGCTGTGAAACGTATTAGAAAATCACCAGCTACAAGGGAACTAAGTAGAGAATCAAGAGATGACGATGTTGACATTGATGAAAAAATTCACAACGAAAACCCTTACGGAGATGTGTATGCTAACCAAAAACAAATACCTGATATCTTGATAAAAGATTTGGAGAAGGAAATACATGAAAAATCGAAGAAAGAAAACGATGGTTTTAATAAGGAATACGCG ACACTTTTATACGGGGAAAGACACCCATGCTATGTTGGAAAACTTCCTGAAAACATTACCAAAAACAGATTCAAGACAACTTTTCCTT ACGACCATTCTAGAGTGATTCTGGTGAACACACATTCGGACTACATCAACGCAAGCTTTATCGAT ggtttaaaaaaagaaaaggcatACATTGCAACACAAG gaccTAAACCGACCACAATCTCCGACTTTTGGTCCATGGTATTACAGGAGAACATTGGTCAAATTGTAATGTTAACAAATTTGAAAGAAGGAACAAAG TTAAAAAGTGCACAATATTGgccagatttacatgaaaccaTTACTTGTGAGAGAACCACCTTACATACCACTGAAGAACAACAGTATGCTCAGTATGTTGttcgaaaaataaaaatatcacacGCAACG CTCAATGACAGTAGAACAATAAATCAATACCACTATACTGCCTGGCCGGATCACGGTACACCAGAGCCACTTTGCCTTTTACTTTTCCATGATCACGTGATTAGAACAAAACCAGGAAGACAAAATGGCCCAACATTGGTTCATTGCAG TGCTGGAATAGGCAGAACCGGAACGTATATAGCAATAGATGTTCTGTTTGAGGCAGGCAAAacggagaaaaaaataaacattgcgGAATACGTCAAGAAAATGAGACAAAATCGCATGAATATGGTCCAGACTTTT GAACAATACAAGACAATATTTTTGACTCTCAATGAAATGTTTAACGCACCAGCAGCTGTTCTTACTAAAACGGAATATCTACAAAagttacaaaaacaaaacaaaaatatgcttGGAAAGGAATTTCAG aGACTTCTGTCTGTCCGGCCTCACTACGCAGAAACCGACTACAAGATGTCCTCACATGTTCATGGTGTTCGATCGGCAATTCGTCCTC TTGACAAATACATCATTTACCTGACATCGAATGTTCCAAAACGTGGAAGCTACATTAATGCCATCGTTGTACCA tctttCATTAATCAGAATGCATTTATAATCACCCATTTCCCGGCACCAGGGGACACTGTGGACTTCCTTCGACTGATCACTGACCATGACTGTGAACTAGTTGTTAGCACAGAACCTCTGCATGAAGTTGAATCG ACAAATCAATGGTTGCCAACCTCGACTACATCAAAAGCTGTTTCTCCATTTACAATTCACTTACAGCAAGATCACAAATCGGAGATAAAGAGTTGTACAATTGATATTGCTCAAAATGAA AAAAGCAACGAGACCTGGTCGGTCAACGTAATACAGCCTTCCTCTGTATTGACATTGGATAATTCACAGACAATTTCTCAGATTCTAGGTTTGGTGTCGTttacacaaaatattaaaaccaACAATCCCATTGTCGTCGTCAGCCG TGATGGGGCTGCTTTTTGTGGCGTGTTCTGTGCTGTATACAACCTGATTCAACAGCTAACAATGGACGAGGCGATAGACGTGTTTTCTGTGGTCAGACTCCTACAAACAAGACGTCCTGAACTGTGCTCATCCTTG GAAGAGTATGGTATGATCCACGACACCTTGAAGAGTTTCATACAGTCGCAAACTGGAGAAAATGTGTACTATAACCAGTAG